A section of the Bacillota bacterium genome encodes:
- a CDS encoding FAD-dependent oxidoreductase — protein MSQQTTFREGLSAQQVAAEAARCLYCYDAPCVKGCPAGVNIPVFIKKIHSGNWRGAVRVIRETNIFGGVCGRVCPTEHLCEKECSSRLLGRAIPIGALQRAACDHEMARGFGALAAATAPMAPAAGKKAAVIGAGPAGLAAAHEFRLMGWEVTVYEAGEAAGGQLRLTIPPYRLPAEVVEAEVEAVLATGVEVKTGVVVGRDISAEKLLAENDAVILAAGLGGGRPLEVPGEALDGVVGAEDFLAEARAGRGRGRDLRGRKVVVVGGGNTAMDAATTAARANADRVTVVYRRSSREMPAWSREYQTALAAGAEFAWLAGPVALEPGRSGGVGKVSCVRMALGSPDASGRAAPVPIPGSEFTIDADLVLMALGQGPNTALAAAFGLKLGGGRPVLGPDGRTGRDKLFVAGDFENGGATVVRAVAEGRQAARRAAEPHREGRRDDGH, from the coding sequence ATGAGCCAGCAGACGACGTTCAGAGAAGGATTGTCGGCCCAACAGGTGGCGGCGGAGGCGGCGAGGTGCCTGTACTGCTATGACGCGCCGTGCGTCAAGGGCTGCCCGGCCGGGGTGAACATCCCCGTCTTCATCAAGAAGATCCACAGCGGCAACTGGAGGGGAGCCGTCCGGGTGATCCGCGAGACCAACATCTTCGGCGGGGTCTGCGGTCGGGTCTGCCCGACCGAACACCTCTGCGAGAAGGAATGCTCGTCGCGCCTCCTCGGGCGGGCCATCCCCATCGGTGCCCTCCAGCGGGCGGCCTGCGATCACGAGATGGCCCGGGGGTTTGGGGCTCTGGCGGCGGCAACGGCGCCGATGGCGCCGGCGGCGGGGAAGAAGGCGGCCGTCATCGGGGCCGGCCCGGCCGGCCTGGCGGCCGCCCACGAGTTCCGTCTAATGGGCTGGGAGGTCACCGTCTACGAGGCCGGCGAGGCCGCCGGCGGGCAGCTTCGCCTGACCATCCCGCCCTACCGTCTCCCGGCCGAGGTGGTCGAGGCTGAGGTCGAGGCGGTCCTGGCGACCGGCGTGGAGGTCAAGACCGGGGTGGTCGTCGGCCGGGACATTTCGGCTGAGAAGCTGCTGGCCGAGAACGATGCCGTGATCCTGGCGGCCGGTCTCGGCGGCGGCCGTCCGCTGGAGGTTCCCGGCGAGGCCCTCGACGGGGTGGTCGGCGCCGAGGACTTCCTGGCCGAGGCCAGGGCCGGTCGTGGTCGGGGCCGGGACCTCAGGGGCAGGAAGGTGGTCGTGGTCGGCGGCGGGAACACGGCCATGGATGCGGCCACGACGGCCGCCCGGGCCAACGCCGACCGGGTGACCGTGGTCTACCGGCGGTCGAGCCGGGAGATGCCGGCCTGGTCGCGCGAATACCAGACCGCCCTGGCGGCCGGGGCCGAGTTCGCCTGGCTGGCCGGACCGGTGGCCCTCGAGCCGGGGCGGAGCGGCGGGGTCGGTAAGGTCAGCTGCGTCCGGATGGCCCTCGGGTCCCCGGACGCCTCGGGCCGGGCGGCTCCGGTCCCGATCCCGGGCTCCGAGTTCACCATCGACGCCGACCTCGTCTTGATGGCCCTGGGCCAAGGACCCAACACAGCACTGGCCGCGGCCTTCGGGCTGAAGCTCGGGGGTGGCCGACCGGTCCTCGGTCCCGATGGCCGGACCGGCCGTGACAAGCTCTTCGTGGCCGGCGACTTCGAGAACGGCGGGGCTACCGTCGTCAGGGCCGTGGCCGAGGGCAGGCAGGCCGCCCGACGCGCGGCCGAACCACATCGCGAGGGGAGAAGAGACGATGGCCATTGA
- the preA gene encoding NAD-dependent dihydropyrimidine dehydrogenase subunit PreA, protein MAIDLSVSFCGVKFENPFILAAAPSTDNADMVARAFEAGWAGAIIKTTSVETEQVSLVYPMMTGLDLDGQRLAALENIDLISERHIDQVEKDVSRLKKEFPGKVVAASIMGAKKEHWEELVRRLEAAGVDLIECSFSCPHGMPEKGMGSAVGQSPELTEVTARWVKDAAKRVPVVIKLTPQIADIAAAAAAVKRSGADGVCAINTVKGLMGVDLDTFIPYPNVGGYSTYGGVSGPAIKPVALRCVAEIARRIDIPITATGGVTTWRDAVEFLLVGARTVQVCTEVMRHGFRVIEDFTDGLRNYLEDKGLSRVDELIGKALPYITEHSQLPRANKVRAHVEAEKCIRCGVCHVACRDGGHQAIEFGDDRLARVDENKCVGCAFCTTVCPVPGCLTMRPAAAD, encoded by the coding sequence ATGGCCATTGATCTCTCCGTGAGCTTCTGCGGGGTCAAGTTCGAGAACCCCTTCATCCTGGCCGCCGCGCCGTCGACCGACAACGCCGACATGGTCGCCCGGGCCTTCGAGGCCGGCTGGGCCGGGGCCATCATCAAGACGACCTCGGTCGAGACGGAACAGGTCAGCCTGGTCTACCCGATGATGACCGGCCTGGACCTTGATGGGCAGCGGTTGGCCGCCCTCGAGAACATCGACCTCATCTCGGAGCGCCACATCGATCAGGTGGAAAAGGACGTCTCCCGGCTGAAGAAGGAGTTCCCCGGGAAGGTCGTCGCCGCCAGCATCATGGGGGCCAAGAAGGAACACTGGGAGGAGTTGGTCCGGCGCCTCGAGGCGGCCGGGGTCGACCTCATCGAGTGCAGTTTTTCCTGCCCCCACGGGATGCCGGAAAAGGGCATGGGCTCGGCCGTCGGGCAGAGCCCCGAGCTGACCGAGGTCACCGCCAGGTGGGTCAAGGACGCGGCCAAGCGCGTCCCGGTGGTCATCAAGCTGACTCCGCAGATCGCCGACATCGCCGCGGCGGCCGCCGCCGTCAAGCGCAGCGGGGCGGACGGGGTCTGCGCCATCAACACGGTCAAGGGGCTGATGGGGGTCGATCTCGACACCTTCATCCCCTACCCGAACGTCGGGGGGTATTCGACCTACGGCGGCGTCTCCGGCCCGGCCATCAAGCCGGTGGCCCTTCGCTGTGTGGCCGAGATCGCCCGCAGGATCGACATCCCCATCACCGCCACCGGCGGGGTGACCACCTGGCGTGACGCCGTCGAGTTCCTCCTGGTCGGCGCCCGTACGGTCCAGGTCTGCACCGAGGTCATGCGCCACGGCTTCCGGGTCATCGAGGACTTCACCGACGGGCTCCGCAACTACCTCGAGGACAAGGGCTTGAGCCGGGTCGACGAGCTGATCGGCAAGGCCCTCCCGTACATCACCGAGCACTCTCAACTCCCCAGGGCTAACAAGGTGAGAGCCCACGTCGAGGCGGAAAAGTGCATCCGCTGCGGCGTTTGCCACGTCGCCTGCCGGGACGGGGGTCATCAGGCCATCGAATTCGGCGACGACCGGTTGGCCCGGGTGGACGAGAACAAGTGCGTCGGCTGCGCCTTCTGCACGACCGTCTGTCCGGTGCCGGGTTGCTTGACGATGCGGCCGGCGGCGGCCGACTGA
- a CDS encoding molybdopterin cofactor-binding domain-containing protein has translation MVRLQLTVNRRPISVEIEEGATLLDLLRDKLGLMGAKNGCGKGHCGACTVIVDGEARRSCIVKAERCRGADVLTVEGLAEGDRLHPVQEAFIRAGAIQCGFCTPGMIMSTVALLRRNPDPSEAEVKDGLRHNLCRCTGYASILRAVRLAAALLRGDQAAVAILATVGGRGGVGSSAPRVGAVDRVTGRPMFADDLTRPGMVHGKLLFSTHPHAEIRSIDTAGAKAAPGVLAVMTAEDIPGRKIFGLLFKQQPVLCSDRVLHLGDPIAVVIAETEAQASSALGLIEVGYRPLPAVFSPEEALAEGAPVLHEEGNVMHRVEVRRGDVEAGFARAEVIVEGDYTSPMIEHAYLEPESALAEPDGDGGVVIWTASQGSWSFREMLAASLALPEEKVRVVYTPCGGGFGGKEEPTVQIHCALAAMRLGRPVKMTLTREESILMSTKRHPEKIHMRHGATRDGRLVTMEARIVCDTGAYASLGKPVVFRSAVVSSGPYDIPNVHSTAVGVYTNNPVGGAFRGFGSTQVSFASEVQMDKLARALGLDPLELRRRNALRQGGQTATGQVLGPGTNYLGTLEAVAGRLAGLKARAAAAAAPGRRIGLGVASAYKNVGIGTGKHDGAGAVVGLTEAGRLQVRIGATDMGQGSDTVMAQLAAEVTGIHFGLVDVLSSDTALCPDGEETTASRQTYITGNAVVQAAEAFLGRVAEFAGPGSKVDGDAVVVGSRREGLAELAGRAKAAGRRLEGESFYLAPTTYPLRETADQQPGDDPRLWDVHFAYCYGAQAAVVSVDVATGEVEVIEVVAAHDVGRAINPEGVRGQMEGGIMMGLGYALSEQVELDHGRIVSDNLQKLRVPRIGVTPAMDVVIIETPEPGGPFGAKGMGELATNPTAPAIINAIRDAVGSHIDDLPATREKVLAEIKGKEGKRPCSS, from the coding sequence ATGGTCCGGCTCCAGCTGACCGTCAATCGCCGGCCGATCAGCGTGGAGATTGAGGAGGGGGCCACCCTCCTTGATCTCCTCCGCGACAAACTCGGCCTGATGGGGGCCAAGAACGGCTGCGGCAAGGGCCATTGCGGGGCCTGCACGGTCATCGTCGACGGAGAAGCCCGGCGGTCCTGCATCGTCAAGGCCGAGAGGTGCCGGGGGGCCGACGTCCTGACCGTCGAAGGGCTGGCCGAGGGCGACCGACTCCACCCGGTCCAGGAGGCCTTCATCCGCGCCGGGGCCATCCAGTGCGGTTTCTGCACCCCGGGGATGATCATGTCCACCGTGGCCCTTCTTCGGAGAAACCCCGACCCATCCGAGGCTGAAGTCAAAGACGGCCTCCGGCACAACCTTTGCCGATGCACGGGTTACGCCTCGATCCTGAGGGCCGTGCGGTTGGCCGCCGCTCTGCTCCGCGGCGATCAGGCGGCGGTCGCGATTCTGGCGACCGTCGGAGGTCGCGGCGGCGTGGGCTCTTCGGCTCCCCGGGTGGGGGCGGTCGATCGGGTCACCGGCCGGCCGATGTTCGCCGATGACCTGACCAGACCGGGCATGGTCCACGGCAAACTGCTATTCTCGACCCATCCCCACGCCGAGATCCGGTCCATCGACACGGCCGGGGCCAAGGCCGCCCCCGGGGTCCTGGCGGTGATGACCGCCGAGGACATCCCGGGCCGCAAGATCTTCGGCCTCCTCTTCAAGCAGCAGCCCGTCCTCTGCTCGGACCGGGTCCTGCACCTGGGTGACCCGATCGCCGTGGTCATTGCCGAGACGGAGGCTCAGGCGTCATCAGCCCTTGGCCTGATCGAGGTCGGCTACCGGCCGCTGCCGGCGGTCTTCTCACCCGAGGAGGCCCTCGCCGAGGGCGCCCCGGTGCTCCACGAGGAAGGCAACGTCATGCACCGCGTGGAGGTCCGCCGGGGCGATGTCGAGGCCGGCTTCGCCCGGGCCGAGGTGATCGTCGAGGGCGACTACACCTCGCCGATGATCGAGCACGCCTACCTCGAGCCGGAGTCGGCCCTGGCGGAGCCGGACGGCGACGGCGGGGTCGTCATTTGGACGGCCAGCCAGGGTTCGTGGTCTTTCCGAGAGATGCTCGCCGCTTCGCTGGCCCTGCCCGAGGAGAAGGTCCGGGTGGTCTACACCCCGTGTGGCGGGGGCTTCGGCGGCAAGGAGGAGCCGACCGTCCAGATTCACTGCGCCCTGGCGGCCATGCGGCTCGGCCGGCCGGTCAAGATGACCCTGACCCGCGAGGAATCGATCCTGATGTCGACCAAGCGGCATCCGGAGAAGATCCACATGCGCCACGGGGCGACCCGTGACGGCCGCCTGGTGACCATGGAGGCCCGGATCGTCTGCGACACGGGGGCTTACGCGTCCCTCGGCAAGCCGGTGGTCTTCCGGTCGGCGGTGGTCTCTTCGGGGCCCTACGACATTCCCAACGTCCACTCGACGGCCGTTGGCGTCTACACCAACAATCCCGTCGGCGGGGCCTTCCGCGGCTTCGGCAGCACCCAGGTGTCCTTCGCCTCCGAGGTCCAGATGGACAAGTTGGCCAGGGCCCTGGGTCTGGACCCACTGGAACTCAGGCGGCGCAACGCCCTCCGACAGGGCGGGCAGACGGCCACCGGGCAGGTCCTCGGCCCGGGGACGAACTACCTCGGGACGCTCGAGGCGGTGGCCGGACGGCTGGCCGGACTGAAGGCCAGGGCCGCGGCGGCGGCCGCGCCCGGGCGGCGGATCGGCCTCGGGGTGGCCTCGGCTTACAAGAACGTCGGCATCGGCACCGGCAAGCACGACGGGGCCGGCGCGGTCGTCGGGCTGACCGAGGCCGGACGCCTCCAGGTCCGGATCGGGGCGACCGACATGGGCCAGGGCTCCGACACGGTCATGGCCCAGCTGGCCGCCGAGGTCACCGGGATCCACTTTGGGCTGGTCGACGTCCTGTCGTCGGACACGGCCCTCTGCCCGGACGGCGAAGAGACAACCGCCTCACGGCAGACCTACATCACCGGCAACGCCGTGGTCCAAGCGGCCGAAGCCTTCCTCGGCCGGGTGGCCGAGTTCGCCGGACCGGGCTCCAAGGTCGACGGCGACGCCGTCGTCGTCGGCTCTCGGCGGGAGGGGCTGGCCGAGTTGGCCGGCCGGGCCAAGGCCGCCGGGCGCCGCCTCGAGGGCGAATCCTTCTACCTGGCTCCGACAACCTACCCGTTGCGGGAGACGGCCGACCAGCAGCCGGGCGATGACCCGCGCCTCTGGGACGTCCACTTCGCTTACTGCTACGGGGCCCAGGCGGCAGTCGTGTCGGTCGACGTGGCCACCGGCGAGGTCGAGGTCATCGAGGTGGTCGCCGCCCACGACGTGGGCCGGGCGATCAACCCCGAGGGGGTCAGAGGCCAGATGGAAGGCGGCATCATGATGGGCCTCGGCTACGCCCTCTCGGAGCAGGTCGAACTGGACCACGGCCGGATCGTCAGCGACAACCTGCAGAAGTTGAGAGTCCCGCGGATCGGGGTCACCCCGGCCATGGACGTCGTCATCATCGAAACCCCTGAGCCCGGCGGCCCCTTCGGAGCCAAGGGCATGGGCGAACTGGCCACCAACCCGACCGCCCCGGCGATCATTAACGCCATCAGGGACGCGGTCGGCTCCCACATCGACGACCTGCCGGCGACAAGGGAGAAGGTCTTGGCGGAGATCAAGGGCAAGGAGGGGAAGAGGCCATGCTCATCGTAG
- the ssnA gene encoding putative aminohydrolase SsnA gives MLIVGNGLLVTLGERNRVIPGGAVATERGLVVAVGPTAELKARHPGAEFLDARGGLIMPGLVNVHTHAYGAFARGISLGGRPAKTFIEVLRGLWWKLDRALTPEDVFVSGLLGLVDCLKNGTTTVFDHHASPNAIGGSLDQMAKAAGAVGVRACLCYEVSDRDGPGRASEGIEENVRFAAGLAGGGSTLAALMGLHASMTLSDATLGRAVAEAGRLGIGCHIHCSEGPEDLADSRGRYDRSVVRRLADMGVLGPSSIAAHCVHTSPEDFELLAKTRSIVAHNPQSNMNNAVGVAPVLAMLAAGVRVVLGTDGFGNDLFEGAMAANIVHKLASRDPSVGWGEGQQMTLANAGEVATQFFGCRLGALTEGAGADLIVVDYDPPTELNPGNFWGHFLFGLRGGQVRHSVVAGRLVMRDRRVLGLDEAEVMARARELSAKVWERVAKL, from the coding sequence ATGCTCATCGTAGGCAACGGTCTTCTGGTCACCCTGGGGGAAAGGAACCGGGTGATCCCGGGCGGCGCGGTCGCCACTGAGCGCGGGCTCGTCGTCGCCGTGGGCCCGACCGCCGAGTTGAAGGCCCGTCACCCGGGGGCCGAGTTCCTCGATGCCCGGGGCGGCCTGATCATGCCCGGGTTGGTCAACGTGCACACCCACGCCTACGGGGCCTTTGCCCGGGGAATCTCCCTCGGGGGACGGCCGGCCAAGACCTTCATCGAGGTCCTCCGCGGCCTGTGGTGGAAGCTCGACCGTGCGCTGACCCCCGAGGATGTCTTCGTCAGCGGTCTGCTGGGCCTGGTCGACTGCCTGAAGAACGGGACGACCACGGTCTTCGATCATCACGCCAGCCCGAACGCCATCGGCGGAAGCCTCGACCAGATGGCCAAGGCGGCCGGCGCCGTGGGCGTCCGGGCCTGCCTATGCTATGAAGTGTCCGACCGGGATGGCCCGGGGCGGGCCAGCGAGGGGATCGAGGAGAACGTCCGCTTCGCCGCCGGCCTGGCCGGCGGGGGCTCCACGCTGGCCGCCCTCATGGGCCTGCACGCCTCGATGACCCTCTCCGACGCGACCCTCGGGCGGGCCGTGGCCGAGGCCGGGAGGCTCGGCATAGGCTGTCACATCCACTGCTCCGAGGGACCGGAGGACCTGGCCGACAGCCGCGGACGGTATGACCGGAGCGTCGTCCGGCGGCTGGCCGACATGGGCGTCCTCGGGCCGTCGTCCATCGCCGCCCATTGCGTCCACACCAGCCCCGAGGACTTCGAGTTGCTGGCCAAGACGAGGAGCATCGTCGCCCACAACCCCCAGTCGAACATGAACAACGCCGTCGGGGTGGCCCCGGTCCTGGCCATGCTGGCGGCGGGCGTCCGGGTGGTGCTCGGCACCGACGGCTTCGGGAACGACCTCTTCGAGGGGGCCATGGCCGCCAACATCGTCCACAAGCTGGCTTCCCGCGACCCTTCGGTGGGCTGGGGTGAAGGTCAGCAGATGACTTTGGCCAACGCCGGCGAGGTGGCCACCCAGTTCTTTGGTTGCCGGCTGGGGGCGCTGACCGAGGGGGCCGGAGCCGACCTCATCGTCGTCGACTATGATCCGCCGACGGAACTCAATCCGGGCAACTTCTGGGGCCACTTCCTCTTTGGGCTCCGGGGAGGCCAGGTCCGCCACTCGGTGGTGGCCGGCCGCCTGGTCATGCGCGACCGCCGGGTCCTCGGGCTCGACGAAGCCGAGGTAATGGCCCGGGCCCGGGAGCTCTCGGCCAAGGTCTGGGAACGGGTGGCCAAGTTGTAG
- a CDS encoding NAD/NADP octopine/nopaline dehydrogenase family protein yields the protein MNERTGFLPKAVQWLNRRWWPGLSHGRPHTVAVLGAGNGGLAMAADLALAGHRVRLYNRSPGRLEPIIGTGGIELEGKAPRLVRLDRVTAEPGEAVQGASLIMVVVPATGHATLAEIFAPHLQDGQVVVLNPGRTGGALEFQSILRTNGAAPGAIVAEASTFLFASRATGPARARIYGRKSRVLFSALPASANREVGWLLDQLYPGRFVAASSVLETSLDNIGAVFHPAITLLNTGRIEDTADGFEFYRRGASPSVAKVMAAVDQERCTIAATLGVPHQSALSWMDKTYGIKAPDLYSALQANPGYAGITAPGQLDHRYLTEDVPASLVPMASLGAALRVPTPNIRCLIDLASTIHGLGYMAIGRTIERLGLSGHTPGQILAHVAEGRAVA from the coding sequence GTGAACGAAAGAACCGGATTCCTCCCCAAGGCGGTCCAGTGGCTGAATCGGCGGTGGTGGCCGGGGTTGAGCCACGGCAGGCCCCACACCGTGGCCGTCCTCGGCGCCGGCAACGGCGGCCTGGCGATGGCGGCCGACCTCGCCCTGGCGGGCCACAGGGTGCGCCTTTACAACCGGAGCCCCGGCCGCCTCGAGCCGATCATCGGAACCGGGGGCATCGAGCTCGAGGGCAAGGCGCCGCGCCTGGTCCGCTTGGACAGGGTCACCGCGGAGCCGGGCGAAGCCGTCCAGGGAGCCAGTCTGATCATGGTCGTGGTCCCGGCCACGGGCCATGCGACCCTGGCTGAGATCTTCGCGCCACACCTGCAGGACGGCCAGGTGGTCGTCCTCAACCCCGGGCGGACCGGCGGGGCCCTTGAGTTCCAATCCATCCTCCGGACGAACGGAGCCGCGCCCGGGGCCATCGTCGCCGAGGCCTCGACCTTCCTCTTCGCCTCGCGGGCCACGGGACCGGCCAGGGCCCGCATATACGGGCGGAAGAGCCGGGTCCTCTTCTCGGCCCTGCCGGCCTCGGCCAACCGTGAGGTCGGGTGGCTCCTCGACCAACTCTACCCGGGCCGTTTCGTGGCCGCCTCCAGCGTCCTCGAGACCAGCCTCGACAACATCGGGGCGGTCTTCCATCCAGCCATCACCCTCTTGAACACCGGCCGGATCGAGGACACCGCCGACGGATTCGAGTTCTACCGGCGCGGGGCCTCGCCCTCGGTGGCCAAGGTCATGGCCGCCGTAGACCAAGAACGATGCACAATCGCGGCCACCCTCGGCGTCCCCCACCAGTCGGCTCTCAGCTGGATGGACAAAACCTATGGGATCAAGGCCCCCGACCTCTACTCGGCCCTGCAGGCCAACCCGGGTTACGCCGGGATCACCGCCCCTGGGCAGTTGGACCACCGCTACCTGACCGAGGACGTGCCGGCCAGCCTGGTGCCGATGGCCTCGTTGGGGGCGGCCCTCCGCGTGCCGACCCCGAACATCCGCTGTCTGATCGACCTGGCCTCGACCATTCACGGGCTGGGCTACATGGCCATCGGCCGGACCATCGAACGCCTAGGCCTGAGCGGGCACACTCCCGGCCAGATCCTGGCCCACGTGGCCGAGGGGAGGGCGGTGGCGTGA
- a CDS encoding GNAT family N-acetyltransferase — MRSNERGDSGGRRLVAAVVGELTAGGFRSMLVWVLADNPFRRFYESLGGTYLRSQKMEIGGARLNEVAYAWTDLQEGDSTSETTRNR, encoded by the coding sequence ATGCGCTCGAACGAGCGGGGGGATTCCGGCGGCCGCCGCCTGGTCGCGGCGGTGGTCGGCGAGCTGACGGCCGGGGGCTTCCGCTCCATGCTGGTCTGGGTCCTGGCCGACAACCCCTTCCGACGTTTCTACGAGTCGCTCGGCGGGACATATCTACGTTCGCAGAAGATGGAGATCGGCGGAGCCCGGTTGAACGAGGTCGCTTACGCCTGGACCGACCTGCAAGAAGGAGACTCAACGAGTGAAACCACCAGAAATCGTTGA
- a CDS encoding SDR family oxidoreductase: MKPPEIVDAGHEALRGKVAVVTGAGRGIGRETARALARYGAAVVIAEISQAGAETERLIRKEGGRAIFVQTDVADARSVEGMKEKAVRAFGEVDILINDAVVVHCKPVLEHTVEEWDRVVAVNLRSVFLAIKAFVPSMLEKGSGVVVTMQTTEGMPYLAPYEASKAGLTSLVSALAQEIGEGKGVSVYAFGPGMVDTPALREAVPKLAALYGLPEEEFIKQSGGQMISAELCAVGLVGTVLHAAEFHGQETGYVAGLGKLGLGPDGTRWPAETGPGAVGPAPADPLEPAAVDLCLRALDLNRRMAGVIRDNIKEYDSLTMFQRPVIKRMFQQGTGLKVEEWLASAEDMTARLERAARREQDMKTSAPPARLAAYIEQLKKMAGFLTKQESDARGWIKDPKKLETAIAALGTRRRVSTELAAVLADMLERQGRAL; this comes from the coding sequence GTGAAACCACCAGAAATCGTTGATGCGGGACACGAGGCCCTCAGGGGTAAGGTCGCCGTGGTCACCGGGGCGGGTCGCGGGATCGGCCGGGAGACCGCCCGGGCCCTGGCCCGCTATGGGGCCGCCGTGGTCATCGCCGAGATCAGCCAGGCCGGGGCGGAGACCGAGCGGCTGATCCGGAAGGAAGGCGGCCGGGCCATCTTCGTCCAGACCGATGTCGCCGACGCAAGATCCGTCGAGGGGATGAAGGAGAAGGCGGTCCGGGCTTTCGGCGAGGTGGATATCCTCATCAATGACGCCGTGGTCGTCCACTGCAAGCCCGTCCTCGAGCACACCGTGGAGGAGTGGGACCGGGTCGTCGCGGTCAACCTCCGTTCGGTCTTCCTGGCCATCAAGGCCTTCGTCCCGTCCATGCTCGAGAAGGGCTCGGGGGTGGTCGTCACCATGCAGACCACGGAGGGCATGCCCTACCTCGCCCCTTATGAGGCGTCCAAGGCCGGCCTAACGAGCCTGGTCTCGGCCCTGGCCCAGGAGATCGGGGAGGGCAAGGGGGTGTCGGTCTACGCTTTCGGACCGGGGATGGTCGACACCCCGGCGCTCAGGGAGGCCGTCCCGAAGCTGGCCGCCCTTTACGGCCTGCCCGAAGAGGAGTTCATCAAGCAAAGCGGGGGCCAGATGATCTCGGCCGAGCTGTGCGCCGTCGGCCTTGTCGGCACGGTCCTGCATGCCGCGGAGTTCCACGGCCAAGAGACGGGTTACGTGGCCGGTTTGGGCAAGCTCGGGCTGGGTCCCGATGGCACGAGGTGGCCGGCCGAGACCGGGCCGGGGGCGGTGGGGCCCGCGCCGGCCGACCCTCTGGAGCCGGCGGCCGTTGACCTCTGCTTGCGGGCGCTCGACCTGAACCGCCGGATGGCGGGCGTGATCCGTGATAACATCAAGGAATATGACTCCCTGACCATGTTTCAACGGCCGGTGATCAAGCGGATGTTCCAGCAAGGAACGGGGCTCAAGGTCGAGGAGTGGCTGGCCAGCGCCGAGGACATGACCGCCCGTCTGGAGCGGGCCGCTCGGCGCGAGCAGGACATGAAGACCTCGGCCCCGCCGGCGAGGCTGGCCGCCTACATCGAGCAGCTGAAGAAGATGGCCGGCTTCCTGACCAAGCAGGAGTCCGACGCGCGGGGCTGGATCAAGGATCCGAAGAAGCTCGAGACAGCCATCGCCGCCCTGGGGACCCGCCGCCGGGTGTC